One window of Vespa velutina chromosome 2, iVesVel2.1, whole genome shotgun sequence genomic DNA carries:
- the LOC124946378 gene encoding uncharacterized protein LOC124946378 isoform X5 — MEIQRRENARIHVSRFLSRSLSLRENGSRRNPPINTFSSRSFDTTCLQSSRSADRVTEPASSLFNENVSLAEPQEEKIDTRVGVVGESLPINSSSNSSSTNITTTTTTTTTTTTTTTNSSIPRATTDQGSNEKQAVGEWNSLPVLVERLRSVLELSLAIADTSSPIKEDPRELALDVNDSRKVRSMDERSTASKNSNGNEQDLKNDLSFLEDLLMSDIHTALSRLRETLERIDVGALTKHGAASDPSSKLQLLRLVSSLLSRLEMPRESQKEEKKILTQEEKLKSSLIATTPSVTNRRRRASRHTIGVSAEELACARKWLQEDKNFNDVTPFTKITLSPLFSTTSKAIDSSEEKPRPEEIHDKYTKDAINHRQSLRDRNNIDKGLEIRPRAAPFYADKTDFVVTQSTIASNEVTHQSLRPSLDSRNTLDNTEVGNVEVGRVGRLAAALQQRVESSSKCTSSNRFTAKKSKIKRANTIDIPSYLKLQAESFKQEGSGCVSLKKPINVSDKANCNSINSMIIPSFQPRTENDRKFMALISKNNDTPIFNPPSSFKSFGYTKTMDPSSVSNENWNSRFSNIKTAFDKTTTSGDESEQQINKHKLPKRPPIVPQGTQRYNPGKEKPFNANVFCNFEHDTSNVNQSISPGFRHAPSSPFRRIEKPTGISNFVKSSPISTNPPKINIPMPGNTLREKARKMFDRGTNNSNVQQRASEYKVQVDGNSEKRTFPRPPWIEHEKSSSATIAENGRLDYRSFCKQFAPFVSKGTSSSTLEKPSYEPDDIHQQNSKLCQPRNELTGETNNPNIVDGKISFKMIPKDYNRYNIQGTRDSRDFIRKTEITDGSQQVDLTLRGSASVAVQTGAQDENFDEVRSFRVVPKISNGPPLIYSNVSIQTSNDVSSKISEDVHTFLSDNQKSLGEEKSHEDYRLRDESNCVLPVKENVRETVPFHDYRSDTIVTNPRVQNQTAFVKAYEPVSKVEQNEYESAKVNYAEDDLPRSKDYDYLDAKNIQNQDISEEEGVVTRYTCAIATVASVESPEIQGEVVEASYSRDYSTPSVSPVRSNSRSKASNDEEVDEEIRRHNMLQQSLIQRLHHERCTMIDRPFKQLPIDYQNETHGNTRKEQQSYEQGYYVAPRSNNEYIQMENVNRLESISPSPLSNQFKRIGNLSQAKKFLLPDLPTRQTQVTPSTSRVVNQVSALREVYEQPVVVPNKPIRKERSPVPNGTNPIDSSDEYLMSCANQPSRSIVLSKSESWHQLALSNSSSRIPRTSDSSPSSSKVSCLPKPPKPRSPSSMKFRTKQFEASSDSVKKMEDKIRRYFDSPNESSTNETKESKKRSSPRHAHGKCMIGLSRSRTLPGICEQKLVLTIPPTQVPLLQVNSADVDKVFDDIFQEATRMDSQHC; from the exons ATGGAGATTCAACGTCGCGAAAATGCACGTATACACGTGTCGCGCTTTTTGTCACGGTCTCTTTCCCTCCGTGAAAATGGCAGCAGACGCAACCCGCCAATCAACACGTTTTCCT CCAGATCATTTGACACGACGTGCCTGCAGTCGTCGAGATCGGCCGATCGTGTGACCGAACCAGCAAGTTCCTTGTTCAACGAGAACGTATCTTTGGCTGAGCCAcaagaggaaaagatagaTACGAGGGTAGGGGTAGTAGGCGAGTCTCTTCCgatcaacagcagcagcaacagcagcagcaccaacatcaccaccaccaccaccaccactacgaccactaccactactaccactaaCAGTTCAATTCCAAGAGCAACGACGGATCAGGGCAGCAACGAGAAGCAAGCAGTCGGTGAGTGGAATTCATTACCGGTACTGGTAGAGCGCCTTCGTTCGGTGCTCGAGCTCTCGCTCGCGATAGCCGATACATCATCACCGATCAAGGAGGATCCACGAGAACTTGCTCTCGATGTCAATGATTCACGAAAGGTCCGTTCCATGGACGAACGATCAACCGCTAGCAAGAATAGCAACGGCAATGAACAAGACCTGAAGAATGACTTGAGTTTCCTCGAGGATCTTTTGATGTCCGATATACACACGGCCCTTTCCCGTTTAAGAGAAACTCTCGAAAGGATCGACGTTGGCGCGTTAACAAAACACGGTGCTGCTTCCGATCCAAGTAGTAAACTTCAACTTCTACGGCTAGTGTCGAGTTTACTTTCGCGATTAGAGATGCCACGTGAATCgcagaaggaagaaaagaagattcttACGCAAGAGGAGAAGCTAAAGTCTTCTCTAATAGCTACAACACCATCCGTGACCAATCGTAGACGACGAGCTAGCAGACATACCATTGGAGTCTCTGCCGAAGAGTTGGCATGTGCTAGGAAATGGTTGCAGGAGGATAAGAATTTTAACGACGTTACGCCGTTTACGAAAATAACACTCTCCCCGTTGTTTTCCACTACGTCTAAAGCTATCGATTCTTCCGAAGAAAAGCCAAGACCCGAAGAGATACATGACAAATATACGAAGGACGCCATCAATCATCGACAATCTTTGcgcgatagaaataatattgacaAAGGTCTGGAAATACGTCCACGTGCTGCTCCTTTCTATGCCGATAAAACGGACTTCGTCGTCACCCAGTCGACGATCGCGTCAAACGAAGTGACTCATCAGTCTCTACGACCTAGTCTCGACTCGAGAAACACATTGGATAACACGGAAGTTGGCAACGTAGAAGTTGGTCGTGTTGGCAGATTGGCTGCGGCTCTTCAGCAACGAGTAGAATCCTCGAGCAAGTGCACTTCTTCCAATCGATTCACTGCGAAAAAGTCGAAGATCAAACGAGCCAATACCATTGACATTCCAAGTTACCTGAAATTACAAGCTGAGAGTTTCAAGCAAGAAGGTAGCGGTTGTGTATCCTTGAAAAAGCCTATAAATGTTAGTGATAAGGCAAACTGTAATTCGATCAATAGCATGATCATACCATCCTTCCAGCCGAGAActgaaaatgatagaaaattcaTGGCATTGATTAGCAAGAATAACGATACTCCTATATTTAATCCACCATCATCGTTCAAATCATTTGGCTATACAAAAACGATGGATCCATCATCGGTAAGCAATGAGAACTGGAACAGTCGTTTTTCCAACATCAAAACGGCCTTCGACAAAACGACGACTTCTGGTGATGAGTCTGAACAGCAAATTAACAAGCATAAGCTTCCGAAACGACCACCAATAGTTCCTCAAGGGACTCAACGGTATAATCCTGGAAAGGAGAAACCCTTCAACGCAAATGTCTTTTGTAACTTTGAACACGATACCTCTAATGTTAATCAATCGATCTCTCCTGGCTTCAGACATGCtccttcctctccttttcGAAGGATCGAAAAGCCAACTGGTATATCGAACTTTGTTAAATCTTCACCGATCTCTACCAATCCTCCTAAAATCAATATACCCATGCCTGGAAATACATTACGcgagaaagcaagaaagatgTTCGATCGTGGTACCAACAATAGCAACGTTCAGCAACGAGCTTCGGAATACAAAGTTCAAGTAGATGGAAACTCTGAGAAACGTACCTTTCCAAGACCGCCTTGGATCGAACATGAGAAATCATCAAGTGCAACGATCGCAGAAAATGGGCGTCTCGATTATCGTTCATTCTGTAAACAATTTGCACCTTTCGTTAGCAAAGGTACATCCTCGTCAACCTTGGAAAAACCATCTTACGAGCCCGACGATATTCATCAACAAAATTCGAAATTGTGTCAACCTCGAAATGAATTGACTGGTGAAACAAATAATCCAAACATAGTGGATGGAAAGATTTCGTTCAAGATGATACCAAAGGATTacaatcgttataatattcaaGGAACTCGTGATTCTCGggattttattcgtaaaacCGAAATTACAGATGGATCTCAACAAGTTGACCTTACTTTACGTGGCAGTGCATCGGTAGCTGTTCAAACTGGTGCTCAGGATGAAAATTTCGATGAGGTTAGATCTTTTCGTGTTGTTCCAAAGATCTCGAACGGGCCACCTTTGATTTATAGCAATGTCTCGATACAAACATCAAATGATGTGTCCTCTAAAATTTCAGAAGATGTTCATACCTTTCTTTCGGATAATCAGAAAAGTCTTGGTGAGGAAAAAAGTCATGAGGATTATCGTTTGCGAGATGAATCAAATTGTGTTTTGCCGGTAAAAGAAAACGTTCGCGAAACTGTGCCTTTTCACGATTATCGTTCCGATACGATTGTTACGAATCCACGCGTGCAAAATCAGACAGCTTTCGTGAAAGCTTACGAGCCAGTGTCGAAAGTTGAACAAAATGAATACGAATCAGCGAAAGTGAATTATGCTGAAGATGATTTACCTCGATCTAAAGACTACGATTATTTGGATgctaaaaatattcaaaatcaaGACATAAGCGAGGAGGAAGGTGTTGTAACGAGATATACATGTGCTATTGCTACAGTGGCGTCCGTTGAAAGTCCAGAAATCCAAGGGGAAGTCGTCGAAGCATCGTACTCTAGGGATTATTCGACTCCGTCTGTATCACCTGTTCGGTCCAATTCAAGATCGAAAGCAAGTAACGACGAAGAAGTCGACGAAGAAATACGTAGACACAATATGTTGCAACAGAGTTTGATACAACGACTCCATCATGAACGTTGTACGATGATCGATCGTCCATTCAAACAATTACCTATCGATTATCAAAATGAAACACATGGAAATACCAGAAAGGAACAACAATCCTATGAACAAGGTTATTACGTAGCTCCACGaagtaataacgaatatatacaGATGGAAAATGTTAACAGACTCGAATCGATCTCACCCTCTCCTCTATCCAATCAATTTAAACGTATCGGTAATCTATCTCAagcaaagaaatttcttttaccgGATTTACCAACGAGACAAACTCAAGTCACACCGTCCACATCACGGGTTGTCAATCAAGTTTCAGCACTCAGAGAAGTTTATGAACAACCAGTTGTTGTTCCGAACAAACCTATACGTAAGGAACGATCACCTGTACCGAATGGAACAAATCCAATTGATTCCAGCGACGAATATTTAATGTCTTGTGCCAATCAGCCATCTAGATCCATCGTTCTATCAAAATCCGAATCTTGGCATCAATTGGCTCTGTCCAACAGTTCTTCTCGTATTCCTCGTACAAGCGACTCCAGTCCGTCATCATCGAAAGTTTCTTGCTTACCTAAACCCCCGAAACCTAGATCACCATCCTCCATGAAATTTCGAACGAAACAATTCGAGGCATCTTCCGATAGCGTTAAAAAGATGGAGGACAAAATAAGAAGATACTTCGATAGTCCCAATGAAAGTTCAAcgaatgaaacaaaagaatCGAAGAAACGTTCCTCTCCTCGTCACGCTCATGGAAAGTGCATGATCGGTCTATCGAGAAGTCGTACCTTGCCTGGTATCTGCGAACAGAAACTCGTCTTGACGATACCACCGACACAAGTACCTCTCCTACAAGTTAACAGTGCTGACGTCGACAAGGTCTTCGACGATATCTTCCAGGAAGCCACGAGGATGGACAGTCAGCATTGCTGA